In Plasmodium coatneyi strain Hackeri chromosome 5, complete sequence, a genomic segment contains:
- a CDS encoding Ubiquitination-mediated degradation component, giving the protein MLDKVKEDAILQSALQICLRKEEASTTKVHLESYEKELIETEKEKKPPFFLQIENLYFILLHKIAYLHKQKKNCLTYLCSCSSRLSDKTLFKHLQLESKQLEDVTNEINNQLINSVIIYLENLEVYPEVNIPVKERVNTFYEFLKDSCTSRFLKKLLLAIEQNDKNEEKEEDKQLNKFFTPIVDLIFENLNGRNLVYPKNDVAVLLKFLSSFKQIAEHIIYSKSIFLHLNLRDKIRDCALSGVEGATGEAAISTTHGGFAPEKPCSKDKEINSCGYNLQLNSLLGRLLSPTVITMPNVTNKEEIAMYKYFYNSATNSLNKMTLGALKNTYVMLRRDTDWILENCVEIIKNLLKGSAESKKRVLLWLACIIISNEKKTKIMYHYSTYPQSLDASYGLFLKLLGENSYGFCLNMFWVLLCLCEPITMNKISDFDLFFFLRDDPFSKFLLKNITNQSSFEEKSNVEKIKEKVKNAECFRKEPKFITSIFWITFKSLSVFFKPAIDEFIRIVQEVPNAKDKNFYYMNIHTWKIFLYSSRFIQLLFKFLHLSIAYFLHVAYLYDMEGNACMDMMNSLSEHNGNFTHLVLKSCPPPNERNYFRRGKTFGSLSLGANVPEGQVEEPQEGAEKRDEEDRRAELPQGDGWTDGAQGQSGSDNLGRNPHDGDDHLFASPQFSIIPTFFLNDIFDIIYLLYELDTFKSPGNENFLSYLNVDLFLAFCIFTMLSENHIKSIHLRCEAAPKTFTYLYRSDNMKKIIEESDLTRKYIIKSLTYVFIASQKGEYTERMQTRVRIVENFNSLFLNQIYVDQFTQLVIKNNNLFVHLIHLLLNDVNFLVEEVVSYLSEIKRREDKKRDDQERGDTSTVGGTTNTGTGGSSNTYANATRNSRVSNASASSALNPYGGSDLEDSAANMNDSYNSDNSDNEDGGGGNVGTDITNESMRNLAARTKMIITYCYKSCIFLNLLCKNYPNSIVTSNTILSQIVTCLNCYFDYLVGPKCLNIKVKNMEQYNFRPQLWLTSIVESYLFLLNSDKKNEELLTREIANEGRYYKPEVFNKAYYICKREGLLRKEDLNKFKNFCQQIIDMKDEVELFDDVDDIPDKYLDPILQDIMLDPVLLPTSGIVIDRKNIERHLMSEPNDPFNRAPLSKEQLVPMPELKEEIHKFINQLKQEKKKKKMKLLELDAQSESIEKEGFLGNEDDQQVESVNEGGTQKDEQE; this is encoded by the coding sequence ATGCTAGACAAAGTAAAAGAGGATGCGATTTTGCAGAGCGCCCTTCAAATATGTctgaggaaggaggaggcgAGCACCACCAAGGTGCACCTAGAGTCGTACGAAAAGGAATTGATCGAAacggaaaaagagaagaagccaccattttttttacagatAGAAAACTTATATTTTATCCTGCTACACAAAATAGCGTACCTGCataagcagaagaagaactgCCTAACTTATTTGTGTTCCTGTTCATCTAGGTTGTCAGATAAAACACTCTTCAAACATCTACAGCTGGAGAGTAAACAGCTAGAAGATGTAACGAATGAGATAAACAATCAGCTAATCAATAgtgtaataatttatttGGAAAATCTAGAGGTGTACCCAGAGGTAAACATCCCAGTAAAAGAACGGGTTAACACCTTTTATGAATTCCTGAAGGATTCATGCACCTCTCGTTTCTTAAAAAAGCTTCTGCTTGCCATTGAGCAGAATGataagaatgaagaaaaagaggaggataAACAactgaataaattttttacccccaTTGTGGATCTCATTTTCGAAAATTtgaatggaagaaatttgGTCTATCCGAAAAATGATGTGGCTGTGTTGTTAAAGTTTCTCTCCAGCTTTAAGCAAATTGCGGAACATATAATTTATAGTAAGTCGATCTTTTTGCATCTCAATTTGAGGGACAAGATAAGGGACTGTGCTTTGTCCGGGGTGGAGGGCGCTACAGGGGAGGCTGCAATTTCTACAACCCATGGAGGGTTCGCCCCAGAAAAACCATGTAGCAAGGATAAGGAAATAAACTCGTGCGGGTATAACCTCCAACTGAATAGCCTCCTGGGGAGATTATTATCCCCCACCGTTATAACCATGCCAAATGTGACGAACAAGGAGGAAATTGctatgtataaatatttctACAACAGTGCAACAAATTCACTGAATAAGATGACCTTGGGTGCTTTGAAAAATACGTATGTCATGCTGAGGAGGGACACGGACTGGATTCTGGAGAACTGCgtggaaattataaaaaatttacttaAGGGAAGTGCCGAAAGCAAGAAGCGAGTCCTCCTATGGCTAGCTTGCATTATCATTTCGAATGAGAAGAAGACGAAAATTATGTACCACTATTCGACATACCCCCAATCGTTAGACGCATCATACGggttgtttttaaaattgttagGAGAGAATTCCTACGGCTTTTGCCTGAACATGTTTTGGGTTCTCCTCTGTCTGTGTGAACCCATCACGATGAACAAGATCAGCGACTTTgacttgttcttcttcctgagGGATGATCCTTTCTCTAAATTtctgttaaaaaatataaccaaCCAATCTTCCTTTGAGGAAAAATCCAACGTAGAgaagataaaggaaaaagtaaaaaatgcagaatgTTTTAGAAAGGAACCTAAATTTATAACATCCATCTTTTGGATCACCTTTAAGTCTCTCAGTGTCTTCTTCAAACCAGCCATTGATGAGTTTATCAGGATTGTGCAGGAAGTTCCAAATGCAAAGGATAAGAATTTTTActatatgaatatacataCGTGGAAGATTTTTTTGTACAGCTCTCGTTTTATTCAGCTGTTATTTAAGTTCTTGCATCTGAGCATAGCGTACTTTTTGCACGTGGCATATTTGTACGACATGGAAGGGAATGCCTGCATGGATATGATGAACAGTTTGAGTGAGCATAATGGGAACTTCACCCACCTGGTGCTGAAGTCGTGTCCTCCTCCCAATGAGAGGAATTACTTTAGGAGGGGTAAGACTTTTGGTAGTCTCTCCCTTGGCGCGAATGTGCCAGAGGGCCAAGTGGAGGAACCACAGGAAGGTGCCGAAAAGCGAGATGAGGAGGACAGACGTGCGGAATTACCACAGGGAGATGGGTGGACGGATGGAGCACAGGGACAATCAGGAAGTGATAACTTAGGGAGGAATCCCCATGATGGGGATGACCACCTTTTTGCATCGCCCCAGTTTTCCATCATCCcgacttttttcctaaatgATATATTTGACATAATCTACTTGTTGTACGAATTGGACACATTTAAAAGTCCAGGGAATGAAAATTTCCTGAGTTACCTAAACGTGGACTTGTTTCTAGCCTTTTGCATTTTCACCATGCTGAGCGAGAACCACATAAAGAGCATCCACCTCAGGTGCGAAGCCGCTCCGAAGACGTTCACCTACCTGTACAGAAGTGacaacatgaaaaaaattatagaagAATCTGATTTGACGAGgaagtatataataaaatcaTTGACGTATGTTTTTATTGCGTctcaaaagggggagtaTACGGAAAGGATGCAAACTAGGGTTCGCATcgtggaaaattttaacagCCTATTTCTGAACCAGATTTATGTGGATCAGTTTACACAGCTGGTTATCAAGAACAATAATTTGTTCGTGCACTTGATTCATTTGCTATTGAACGATGTAAACTTTTTGGTGGAGGAGGTGGTCTCTTACTTGTCTGAGATTAAGCGTCGGGAGGATAAGAAGAGGGACGACCAGGAGCGGGGGGACACCTCCACTGTGGGGGGGACAACCAATACGGGCACCGGAGGAAGTTCAAATACCTACGCCAACGCAACACGCAACAGTAGGGTGTCGAATGCTAGTGCTAGTAGTGCTTTGAACCCCTACGGAGGAAGCGATTTGGAAGACAGTGCAGCTAACATGAACGATTCGTACAACAGTGACAACAGTGATAATGAGGACGGAGGGGGAGGCAACGTCGGAACGGACATAACGAATGAAAGCATGAGAAATTTAGCAGCCAGGACTAAGATGATTATTACCTACTGTTACAAGtcttgcatttttttaaatcttcttTGTAAGAATTATCCAAACAGTATTGTCACGTCGAATACGATTCTTTCGCAAATAGTTACCTGTCTGAATTGTTACTTCGATTATCTGGTCGGACCAAAGTGTTTAAACATAAAGGTGAAGAACATGGAACAGTATAATTTTAGGCCCCAATTGTGGCTCACCAGTATAGTGGAATCGTACCTCTTTTTACTAAACTCggataaaaagaatgagGAGCTACTTACCAGAGAAATCGCTAACGAAGGAAGGTACTACAAGCCAGAGGTATTCAACAAGGCTTACTACATATGCAAGAGGGAAGGACTACTACGTAAAGAGGACttgaataaatttaaaaatttctgtCAACAAATAATCGACATGAAGGATGAAGTAGAATTGTTTGACGACGTAGATGATATACCGGATAAATATTTGGATCCGATTTTACAAGACATTATGTTAGATCCCGTTTTGCTACCCACATCTGGCATTGTCATTGATCGGAAGAATATTGAGAGGCACCTGATGAGTGAACCCAATGATCCCTTTAACCGAGCACCCCTCAGCAAGGAACAGCTCGTACCCATGCCAGaactgaaggaggaaattcaCAAATTTATTAACCAACTGAagcaggagaagaagaagaagaaaatgaagctGCTTGAGTTGGATGCCCAAAGTGAATCCATCGAGAAGGAGGGGTTTCTAGGAAATGAAGACGACCAGCAGGTTGAATCAGTGAACGAGGGGGGTACACAGAAGGACGAGCAGGAATGA
- a CDS encoding Dehydrodolichyl diphosphate synthetase, producing MDGNRRFAKEKGVHSSLGHYMGSKALIQIIEICIRLNIRVLSVFSLSLLNYNRSPEEIHFLFYLNLLILINEEFFMNFIRDNKIRIKVIGNLSYISEAYRKIIYDIEQKTEQFDNLLLNIFFSYTSRNEMSLCKFNPNLYFNTYKSLLEEREILCTPSSTLTEQDDPDKCDYLESILKNERNDPYKLFEVECICGGRSFLNREQIKIVNYHKKLLTCNLPPPNILIRTSGEKRLSDFMLYQISEFTEIYFINEYWPMFSFLQFIYVILHYTIFQTTKLDFSYSNPCPH from the exons ATGGACGGCAACAGGCGATTcgcgaaggaaaagggagtCCACTCCTCTCTGGGGCACTACATGGGATCGAAAGCGCTCATCCAA ATCATAGAAATATGCATTAGGTTGAACATAAGGGTCCTGTCCGTCTTTTCGCTTTCCCTGCTGAATTATAACAGAAGCCCCGAAGAAATacacttcctcttttatCTAAATCTCCTCATTTTGATTAACGAGGAGTTTTTCAT GAATTTCATAAGGGACAACAAAATTAGAATCAAAGTAATTGGAAACCTTTCTTACATCAGCGAAGCTTACAGAAAAATTATCTACGACATTGAACAGAAGACGGAGCAGTTTGACAA CCTTCTCCTGAACATCTTCTTTTCCTACACCAGTAGAAACGAAATGAGTCTGTGCAAATTCAATCCCAATTTGTACTTCAATACTTATAAGAGCCTGCTGGAGGAGCGGGAAATACTCTGTACTCCCTCCTCTACATTAACAGAGCAGGACGACCCAGACAAATGTGATTATTTAGAGAGCATACtgaagaatgaaaggaatgACCCCTATAAGTTGTTCGAGGTGGAGTGTATATGTGGAGGACGCTCTTTCCTAAATCGGGAGCAAATCAAAAT AGTCAATTACCATAAGAAGCTCCTCACTTGCAACCTGCCCCCTCCGAACATTTTGATACGGACGTCCGGCGAGAAGAGGCTGTCGGACTTTATGCTATACCAA ATTTCTGAATTTACAGAAATTTACTTCATCAATGAGTACTGGCCAATGTTCAGCTTTTtgcagttcatatatgtcaTCTTGCACTACACCATTTTCCAGACAACGAAATTGGATTTTTCCTACTCCAATCCGTGTCCACAC